In Rhodothermales bacterium, a single window of DNA contains:
- a CDS encoding outer membrane protein transport protein, whose protein sequence is MNRKTTLSTYAALMVGAILMAAAVAPATAQDGTDALRFMQRLPGLSTASAGMGGAGTAGRSDVGAFTTNPAGLGWNKGSWFSVDLLNQNTTDEAAFTAPGSESFLESDVSSTGLASLAYAYRVPTLRGSLVVGAGFNQVQSFSRSLFYSGTNNANSVTDYFMPLPGEFTLDSDDQGVFPSFTRDLSFIAFETFGIDLVPDLVDAGDPVPFLPAVSAGTVLQDGFVEEKGRMSELNFAGSVEVAPNVMVGASLNLPFGTYTYFRSHSEDDFQNDNDGLGGTTDFSGLTFEESFSSDMIGVSLRAGLSAKVADGARFGLTVETPTYLSVDEEYSTLLDVSFDNGDRFVYGDGLTETAGSGTFEYTVTSPWKVAIGGAWTGGGLTLTGDVEWVDWSQLELDASEYSFADENLEIQRALDAVLNVRLGAEYVMNQLSVRAGWAGYPDPRDADSPLAAANLVDRGRQFVSAGLGFAFTEQVSASLSWTRSMWDDQFAPYADVTGAPDVREEITRDRVAIGFTFGF, encoded by the coding sequence ATGAACCGGAAAACCACGCTTTCCACCTATGCGGCGCTGATGGTCGGCGCGATCCTCATGGCTGCGGCTGTCGCGCCCGCAACGGCCCAGGACGGTACCGATGCCCTCCGATTCATGCAACGCCTTCCCGGGCTGTCCACGGCATCCGCCGGGATGGGAGGTGCCGGAACGGCGGGACGTTCGGACGTTGGCGCCTTCACGACCAATCCGGCCGGTCTCGGCTGGAATAAAGGCTCCTGGTTTTCTGTTGATCTGCTGAATCAGAACACGACGGACGAGGCCGCCTTCACGGCTCCCGGTTCGGAGTCCTTCCTGGAGTCGGACGTGTCGTCGACCGGTCTTGCCAGCCTGGCCTATGCCTACCGGGTACCGACGCTCCGGGGCTCGCTCGTCGTCGGGGCCGGCTTCAACCAGGTCCAGTCCTTCTCCCGGAGCCTGTTCTACTCGGGGACGAACAACGCCAATTCCGTGACGGATTACTTCATGCCGCTGCCCGGTGAGTTCACACTCGACTCGGATGACCAAGGGGTATTCCCGTCCTTCACCCGGGACCTGTCGTTCATTGCCTTCGAGACATTCGGTATCGACCTGGTGCCTGATCTGGTGGATGCGGGCGATCCCGTTCCCTTTCTTCCTGCTGTTTCTGCGGGAACGGTGCTTCAGGATGGATTTGTCGAAGAGAAAGGCCGGATGTCCGAGTTGAACTTTGCCGGATCGGTGGAGGTGGCGCCGAATGTCATGGTGGGGGCATCGCTCAACCTGCCCTTCGGCACCTACACGTACTTCCGTTCGCATTCGGAGGACGACTTCCAGAATGACAACGACGGGTTGGGCGGGACCACCGACTTTTCCGGGCTGACGTTCGAGGAGTCCTTCTCGTCGGACATGATTGGCGTGAGTCTGCGGGCCGGTCTCTCGGCCAAGGTCGCGGACGGTGCCCGGTTCGGCCTGACCGTCGAAACCCCGACGTACCTGTCCGTGGATGAAGAATACAGCACCCTTCTTGACGTCTCGTTCGACAATGGGGACCGTTTCGTGTACGGTGACGGACTCACCGAGACAGCGGGGTCCGGGACATTCGAATACACGGTCACATCGCCCTGGAAGGTGGCCATCGGCGGAGCCTGGACAGGCGGTGGACTGACCCTGACGGGGGACGTCGAGTGGGTGGACTGGTCGCAACTGGAATTGGACGCCAGCGAGTATTCCTTTGCGGACGAGAACCTGGAAATCCAGCGGGCCCTGGACGCCGTACTGAATGTCCGGCTCGGCGCCGAGTACGTCATGAACCAACTGTCCGTGCGCGCCGGTTGGGCCGGCTATCCGGATCCCCGGGACGCCGATTCACCGCTGGCAGCGGCGAACCTGGTGGACCGCGGTCGTCAGTTCGTTTCCGCTGGCCTGGGCTTTGCGTTCACCGAGCAGGTCTCGGCCTCGCTCTCGTGGACCCGATCCATGTGGGATGACCAGTTCGCCCCGTATGCGGACGTGACCGGTGCGCCGGATGTCCGGGAAGAAATCACCCGGGACCGCGTCGCCATCGGCTTCACCTTCGGATTCTGA
- the proS gene encoding proline--tRNA ligase → MADAITPRDTDYSQWYLDVVKHAKLADYSPVRGCMIIRPTGYALWENMQAALDAMFKETGHENVYFPLFIPQSFLAREADHVDGFAKECAVVTHSRLMVDPEKGLVVDPDSKLEENLIVRPTSETIMWDTYARWIQSWRDLPLKYNQWANVVRWEMRTRMFLRTMEFLWQEGHTAHATAEEAMDETRQMLDVYATFAEEWMAMPVIKGVKSASERFAGAVDTFCIEALMQDGKALQAGTSHFLGQNFAKAFNCTFQNKDNELEHVWATSWGVSTRLIGALIMVHSDDKGLVLPPRLAPTQVALVPIYRKDEERDLVLAEARIIEKELKAAGIRIHVDDRDGFRPGWKFNEYEVQGVPVRLAIGPRDVAAGTIELARRDTGEKQSASREGLAALIERTLADIQQGLYDQALAYREANTRSVDSYDDFKEVLDTHGGFVRMHWDGTAETEQQIKEETKATIRCIPLEGTFADDGEPGADPVSGKPSKGRVVYARAY, encoded by the coding sequence ATGGCTGACGCTATCACGCCGCGCGACACCGATTACTCCCAGTGGTACCTGGACGTCGTAAAGCACGCCAAACTGGCTGACTACTCCCCTGTCCGTGGATGCATGATCATCCGGCCCACCGGATATGCCCTGTGGGAAAACATGCAGGCCGCCCTCGACGCCATGTTCAAGGAGACGGGGCACGAAAATGTGTACTTCCCGCTGTTCATTCCGCAGTCGTTCCTGGCCCGGGAAGCGGATCATGTGGACGGATTCGCCAAGGAATGTGCCGTCGTTACCCACTCCCGTTTGATGGTGGATCCGGAGAAGGGCCTGGTCGTCGATCCGGACTCCAAGCTGGAGGAGAACCTGATTGTCCGGCCGACGTCGGAGACGATCATGTGGGATACGTACGCCCGCTGGATCCAGTCCTGGCGCGACCTGCCGTTGAAATACAACCAGTGGGCGAACGTGGTCCGGTGGGAGATGCGTACGCGCATGTTCCTGCGCACCATGGAGTTCCTGTGGCAGGAAGGGCATACGGCCCACGCCACGGCAGAAGAAGCCATGGACGAGACGCGGCAGATGCTGGATGTCTATGCCACCTTCGCGGAGGAATGGATGGCCATGCCCGTCATCAAAGGCGTCAAGAGTGCGAGTGAGCGGTTCGCCGGCGCCGTGGATACGTTCTGCATTGAGGCGCTCATGCAGGACGGCAAGGCCCTCCAGGCCGGAACCAGCCATTTCCTGGGCCAGAATTTCGCCAAGGCCTTCAACTGCACGTTCCAGAACAAGGACAACGAACTCGAGCACGTGTGGGCGACATCCTGGGGCGTAAGTACCCGTCTCATCGGCGCGCTCATCATGGTCCATTCCGATGACAAGGGGCTCGTCCTGCCGCCCCGCCTGGCCCCTACCCAGGTGGCCCTCGTCCCCATCTACCGCAAGGACGAGGAACGCGACCTGGTCCTGGCTGAGGCGCGCATCATCGAAAAAGAGCTGAAAGCCGCGGGCATCCGGATCCATGTGGACGACCGCGACGGTTTCCGGCCCGGCTGGAAGTTCAACGAATACGAAGTGCAGGGTGTACCCGTCCGCCTGGCCATCGGCCCCCGCGACGTGGCGGCCGGGACCATTGAACTGGCTCGGCGTGACACGGGCGAAAAACAGTCTGCTTCGCGGGAAGGACTGGCCGCCCTCATTGAACGCACGCTTGCTGACATCCAGCAGGGTCTGTACGACCAGGCGCTGGCCTACAGGGAAGCCAACACCCGGTCCGTGGATTCCTACGATGATTTCAAAGAGGTGCTGGACACCCATGGAGGATTCGTGCGCATGCACTGGGACGGCACGGCGGAAACCGAGCAGCAGATCAAGGAAGAAACCAAGGCGACCATCCGGTGCATCCCCCTGGAAGGCACGTTTGCGGATGATGGTGAGCCGGGCGCCGATCCGGTATCCGGAAAGCCGTCCAAGGGTCGCGTGGTCTACGCCCGGGCGTACTGA
- a CDS encoding alpha/beta hydrolase-fold protein, with the protein MADYPAKRNPLDLTGRMSRPWILALVVIGALAAWILLSGCAGEAGVDSTYPYASVTSLPEPTLGITGRIDVWPVMPSEHVEPREVQIWLPPGYEDAPEARYPVVYVHDGQNLFDPSRSPFSAHDWALDEIMTALVDTGAVRPAIVVGIESRGMRILEMAPEDIMTGVFPPDTLAEARRQLEAGVGIPASAPLLGNEYLAFVVDEIIPRVNAEYRTLTGPENTFIMGSSMGGLASIYALVKRPDVFGAAAALSTSWHLMGDYMLDWIAAEWPRSADVRLYMDHGTGASDRSVAPYQNDMDALLGTLGASYTSHVFEDAEHSEIAWRMRAHLPLQYLLGRVDPSRASD; encoded by the coding sequence ATGGCGGACTATCCGGCAAAGCGCAATCCCCTGGACCTCACTGGCCGAATGTCACGGCCGTGGATCCTGGCCTTGGTCGTGATCGGCGCCCTGGCGGCGTGGATCCTGCTGTCCGGGTGCGCAGGGGAAGCCGGGGTGGATTCGACGTACCCGTACGCTTCGGTGACGTCGCTCCCCGAACCCACGCTTGGAATCACCGGCCGGATAGACGTATGGCCGGTGATGCCCTCGGAGCACGTGGAGCCGCGGGAAGTCCAGATCTGGCTGCCGCCCGGCTACGAGGACGCCCCGGAGGCCCGGTACCCGGTCGTCTACGTCCATGACGGGCAGAACCTGTTCGATCCCTCCCGCTCGCCCTTCAGCGCCCACGACTGGGCTTTGGACGAGATCATGACCGCGCTCGTGGATACGGGTGCGGTTCGCCCGGCCATCGTGGTCGGCATCGAGAGCCGCGGCATGCGAATCCTGGAAATGGCCCCCGAGGACATCATGACCGGGGTTTTCCCGCCCGATACCCTGGCCGAGGCCCGCCGCCAGTTGGAAGCGGGTGTCGGCATCCCGGCGTCGGCCCCGCTCCTGGGCAATGAATACCTGGCGTTCGTGGTGGACGAAATCATCCCCCGCGTGAACGCGGAGTACCGGACGCTGACCGGACCGGAGAACACGTTCATCATGGGCTCCTCCATGGGCGGCCTGGCCTCCATCTATGCGCTGGTGAAACGACCGGACGTGTTCGGCGCCGCAGCCGCCCTGTCCACCAGTTGGCACCTCATGGGAGACTACATGCTGGACTGGATTGCCGCCGAGTGGCCCCGGTCGGCCGACGTCCGGCTCTACATGGACCACGGAACCGGCGCGTCGGACCGGTCGGTTGCTCCGTACCAGAATGACATGGATGCGCTGCTGGGAACGCTCGGCGCATCGTACACCTCCCACGTCTTCGAGGACGCCGAACATTCGGAAATCGCCTGGCGAATGCGAGCGCATCTTCCCCTTCAATATCTGTTGGGGCGTGTTGACCCATCCCGGGCATCGGATTGA
- a CDS encoding TonB-dependent receptor produces MSMLKGLLIPLLMLVAILPDAHAQEWGAVTGRVLAADNGFPLPGASVVVHGTNFGTASDTDGRYELRLPMGRFVLRYSAIGFVTRLDSVVVEPGRVQVREVRLEPRTVELGGVTVEARAPVEAGVFEMTPEMIAAVPVPVRDALRALRVLPGVSATNELSNQFSVRGGGYNENLFFINGFEIFLPFRPRTGEQEGLSLVNADMADRVTLYTGGFPARYGGKLSSAVDVQYRRPQRTDDSLRVSAYASLLDYGLSASSGFLDGRLGVSGSLRSAQARHFFASQELKGVYDPRYLDAQLYTGFEFAVGHEIELLGMLASHEFDLDPNGRKTFFGTLSQNEGLSPSNLQSLWVSFDADNRERDAYTTAFLGGRLFTRLTPGLRTEHSLSVFDTDETEFLDLSGTALLFQVDPGSDNPQDGDGLFPTGASRQEDAADNRVGVRAVSGDGRWILTGQHHVGEAGWSIRRLAFDDVLQEKSVVVGRGLNGDVVRIVADSLNDATSFSAWQASAHVQDALDMNRAEPGRLVATGGLRADYYSFTGEWTLSPRLSFTVRKSPEITWFGSVGVYYQAPTYRELRGKPEVGETILGALNRDLKSQRSDQAVLGAEYFFPSRRLYLRGEMYYKRISNLISYDVENVRVRYSGENDARGRHVGMDLQLRGELVPGLESWVNYSFLVAREEFRSAFSTPRNDGIIPRPTDQRHTLALFVQDYIPSDPTWKLHMRTLFGSGLPYTPPVPGPEVGNIVTQAPGDRFSARFPRFFRFDIGATKEIPPSVTGSRLAFDLTAEILNLFNMTNTVAYSWVPDATGIWQRVPTRLTPRLINVRASVRW; encoded by the coding sequence ATGTCCATGCTGAAGGGGTTGTTAATTCCGTTGTTGATGCTCGTGGCCATCCTTCCGGATGCCCACGCCCAGGAATGGGGGGCCGTGACGGGCCGCGTGCTCGCCGCAGACAACGGTTTTCCGTTGCCAGGAGCATCGGTGGTCGTCCACGGTACGAATTTCGGAACAGCCAGCGATACGGACGGCCGGTACGAACTCCGGCTTCCCATGGGGCGATTCGTGTTGCGCTATTCGGCGATCGGATTCGTGACCCGGCTCGATTCCGTGGTGGTGGAGCCCGGACGGGTCCAGGTCCGCGAGGTGCGCCTCGAGCCACGCACGGTCGAACTCGGGGGGGTGACCGTCGAAGCCCGGGCACCGGTGGAAGCCGGCGTCTTTGAAATGACGCCGGAAATGATAGCAGCGGTTCCGGTGCCCGTGCGGGATGCCCTCCGGGCGCTGCGGGTGTTGCCGGGCGTGTCAGCCACCAACGAGTTGTCGAACCAGTTCTCCGTGCGTGGAGGCGGTTACAACGAAAACCTGTTCTTCATCAACGGCTTCGAGATCTTCCTGCCGTTCCGACCGCGTACGGGCGAGCAAGAGGGGCTCTCGCTCGTGAATGCCGACATGGCCGACCGGGTCACGCTCTACACCGGCGGATTCCCGGCGCGGTATGGCGGCAAGCTGTCCTCGGCCGTGGATGTGCAGTACCGCCGTCCGCAGCGCACGGACGACTCCCTCCGCGTGAGCGCCTATGCCTCGCTGCTGGACTATGGCCTGTCCGCGTCATCCGGCTTCCTGGACGGGCGGCTCGGCGTGAGCGGGAGCCTGCGATCGGCCCAGGCCCGGCATTTCTTCGCGTCACAGGAATTGAAGGGCGTGTATGATCCCCGGTACCTGGATGCCCAGCTCTATACGGGCTTCGAGTTCGCGGTGGGGCATGAAATCGAGTTGCTGGGCATGCTGGCGTCGCACGAGTTCGACCTCGATCCGAATGGCCGGAAGACCTTCTTTGGCACGCTGTCCCAGAACGAGGGTCTTTCGCCGTCCAACCTGCAATCGCTCTGGGTATCGTTCGACGCCGACAACCGTGAACGGGATGCGTATACGACGGCCTTCCTGGGTGGGCGGCTGTTCACCCGGTTGACACCGGGCTTGCGCACCGAGCACAGCCTGAGCGTTTTCGATACGGACGAAACGGAGTTCCTGGATCTGTCCGGGACGGCGTTGCTGTTCCAGGTCGATCCGGGTTCAGACAATCCCCAGGACGGGGACGGCCTCTTCCCTACCGGGGCCAGCCGACAGGAGGATGCGGCAGACAACCGGGTCGGCGTGCGTGCGGTGTCGGGGGACGGCCGATGGATCCTGACCGGTCAGCACCACGTCGGGGAAGCCGGATGGAGCATCCGCCGGCTGGCCTTCGATGATGTCCTGCAGGAAAAAAGTGTCGTCGTGGGCCGGGGACTGAACGGGGACGTGGTCCGGATTGTCGCCGACAGCCTGAACGACGCGACCTCGTTCTCCGCATGGCAGGCCAGCGCCCACGTGCAGGACGCCCTGGACATGAATCGGGCCGAGCCGGGCCGGCTCGTTGCGACGGGCGGGCTGCGGGCGGACTACTATTCCTTCACGGGCGAATGGACCCTTTCACCCCGCCTGTCCTTCACCGTACGCAAGAGTCCGGAAATCACGTGGTTCGGATCGGTCGGCGTGTATTACCAGGCGCCGACCTACCGGGAGTTGCGCGGCAAACCGGAAGTCGGAGAAACTATCCTGGGCGCGCTCAACCGGGACCTGAAATCCCAGCGCTCCGACCAGGCCGTATTGGGCGCCGAGTATTTTTTCCCGTCCCGACGCCTGTACCTGCGCGGCGAGATGTACTACAAGCGCATATCGAATCTGATTTCCTACGACGTGGAGAACGTCCGCGTGCGCTACAGCGGGGAGAACGATGCCCGGGGCCGCCACGTGGGCATGGATCTCCAGCTGCGGGGCGAGTTGGTGCCGGGTCTGGAAAGTTGGGTGAACTACAGCTTCCTGGTCGCCCGGGAGGAGTTCCGCAGCGCATTCTCGACGCCCCGCAACGACGGCATCATACCCCGCCCCACCGATCAGCGCCACACGCTCGCCCTCTTCGTGCAGGACTACATTCCGAGCGATCCCACGTGGAAGCTGCATATGCGGACCCTCTTCGGATCGGGCCTCCCGTATACCCCTCCGGTACCCGGTCCGGAAGTCGGAAACATCGTCACTCAAGCGCCCGGAGACCGGTTTTCGGCCCGTTTCCCCCGGTTCTTCCGGTTCGACATCGGGGCCACGAAGGAAATCCCGCCTTCCGTGACCGGCTCCCGCCTGGCATTCGACCTGACGGCGGAAATCCTGAACCTGTTCAACATGACCAATACCGTCGCGTACTCCTGGGTACCGGATGCGACGGGCATCTGGCAGCGGGTGCCCACGCGACTGACGCCCCGTCTCATCAACGTGCGGGCGTCCGTGCGGTGGTGA
- a CDS encoding CHAT domain-containing tetratricopeptide repeat protein produces MLHRVFPVRHRALGWLGMLGVVVLTWFVASAHCRSPKDTETAYLSGDYDAVISRFKDDESLDNALLTGLSYIAQQRYAEANLLFSRMPGEDAAASVVRSCGLLEMEIRLGRYDRAGNAHADCSTAVASNPGERSWILAYGLHTLGYMEHMNAAYEAATILYLQALDANPAVSDLEQYFELNTRNNLGNVYYRTGQSARALSTHREVHARRVRLLGPDHPKTGGSIGNLGNVYTAIGEYEKALYFHERAADISRRNAGPYDPEYAYSLNNIGLALVQLDRNQEAIDYLERSLSIKKVVQGDSSATLINTLANLTAAHIRLNQLEEASHHAELATRLAGIHQLTDSPGMWEFEIDRSKLLAVSSRIPDAINGLEKAWSSAVANKHPVSFRIANTLAELQLRTHNTDSARQYLDWIDACVRTCPWSPVSDSTLHEDPPVEESIRQWLQAHLLELSVPTAATAARAERAARTAERLQSPLWSLKFDRLWYTQAHGLYTGLTDLAVRASAVEDAWRHVESRKSLFVRRVQRERARTLGDTMSELMQVESELAIAEAGPSESNMVSDLIAERVQLQLAFERAAGTEDGPSDIHIPVGVPAIQERLAALDATFHHYFWSSPAPDSLRRLHAIVVSPDSVNLVALGTARQIEPAIAAFMEAIGAGNRSVVEQTSRRLSGLMLEPLLPLTTTPVLVVSPDDGLYNLPFELLSYDSGKPFSHLVERHAIVYAHSAGRLTGLSDWTVMAPGASMQIFDVPFTGASGSHPSRPASLPGAAREADALQRLMSIRPDIQVRRASNVEKGTFLRQATRATDIVHLATHSRFDPLTPHGSGILFKPGEASPASGVLTPAEMATRSLPVRLLVLSSCESARRTGGLSAAFDFSIALSMSGVEQALVSNWAVDDAATTEFMVRFYARMLDGESPPIALQRTKLSFAQEPALLSDPSIWAAFVLTIV; encoded by the coding sequence GTGCTCCATCGCGTTTTTCCGGTCCGCCACCGCGCTCTCGGATGGCTTGGCATGCTGGGCGTGGTGGTGTTGACGTGGTTTGTGGCCTCGGCCCATTGCCGGAGTCCGAAAGACACGGAGACCGCATATCTGTCTGGGGATTACGATGCGGTGATCAGCCGATTCAAGGACGACGAATCCCTTGACAATGCCTTGTTGACGGGCCTGTCCTATATCGCCCAGCAACGATACGCCGAGGCGAACCTGCTCTTTTCCCGCATGCCCGGGGAGGATGCCGCCGCTTCCGTGGTGAGATCCTGTGGACTGCTGGAAATGGAAATCCGACTGGGTCGATACGATCGCGCCGGGAATGCCCACGCAGACTGCAGCACGGCCGTGGCCTCCAATCCGGGAGAGCGATCGTGGATCCTGGCGTACGGCTTGCACACGCTCGGTTACATGGAACACATGAATGCGGCGTACGAGGCGGCCACCATCCTGTACCTCCAGGCTCTGGATGCCAATCCGGCCGTCAGTGACCTCGAACAGTATTTCGAACTGAATACCCGCAACAACCTCGGAAACGTGTACTACCGGACCGGGCAATCCGCGCGCGCCCTTTCCACCCACCGGGAGGTCCACGCGCGTCGTGTGCGGCTGCTGGGACCGGACCACCCGAAAACCGGTGGCTCCATCGGCAACCTGGGAAACGTCTATACCGCTATCGGCGAGTACGAAAAGGCGTTGTACTTCCACGAGCGGGCTGCCGACATTTCCCGTCGGAACGCGGGTCCGTACGACCCCGAATACGCCTATTCACTCAATAATATCGGATTGGCCCTGGTCCAGCTGGACCGCAACCAGGAAGCCATCGACTACCTGGAGCGTTCCCTTTCCATCAAGAAGGTGGTCCAGGGTGACAGCAGCGCGACCCTCATCAACACCCTGGCGAACTTGACGGCCGCCCACATCCGCCTGAATCAGCTTGAGGAAGCCTCGCATCATGCTGAACTCGCCACACGTCTGGCCGGTATTCACCAGTTGACCGATTCTCCGGGAATGTGGGAATTCGAAATCGACCGGTCGAAACTGCTGGCCGTCTCATCCCGCATTCCGGACGCCATCAACGGCCTGGAAAAGGCATGGTCGTCCGCCGTAGCCAACAAGCACCCGGTTTCATTCCGGATTGCCAACACGCTCGCCGAACTCCAGCTCCGTACGCACAACACGGATTCTGCGCGGCAGTACCTGGACTGGATAGATGCCTGTGTCCGGACGTGTCCGTGGTCTCCTGTATCGGACTCCACGTTGCACGAGGATCCGCCGGTCGAGGAGAGCATCCGGCAGTGGCTGCAGGCGCATTTGCTGGAGTTGTCCGTTCCCACGGCGGCAACCGCGGCCCGGGCGGAACGGGCGGCACGAACGGCCGAGCGGCTCCAGTCCCCCCTTTGGTCCCTGAAATTCGACCGCCTGTGGTACACACAGGCCCATGGGCTGTACACCGGACTCACCGACCTTGCCGTTCGCGCATCCGCCGTGGAGGACGCCTGGCGGCACGTGGAATCCCGCAAATCCTTGTTCGTCCGTCGCGTCCAGCGTGAGCGGGCCCGAACGCTCGGGGACACGATGTCCGAGCTCATGCAGGTCGAGTCGGAACTCGCCATCGCAGAGGCCGGTCCTTCGGAATCCAACATGGTATCGGACCTGATTGCCGAGCGCGTGCAGCTCCAGCTGGCGTTCGAACGGGCAGCCGGAACGGAAGATGGTCCATCCGATATCCACATACCGGTCGGTGTACCGGCCATACAGGAACGGCTGGCGGCCCTGGACGCCACGTTCCATCACTATTTCTGGTCGAGCCCTGCACCCGACAGCCTGCGTCGACTGCATGCCATCGTGGTCTCTCCCGATTCGGTCAATTTGGTGGCCCTGGGCACGGCCCGGCAGATCGAGCCGGCCATTGCGGCATTCATGGAAGCCATAGGAGCCGGGAACCGGTCCGTGGTCGAGCAGACCTCAAGGCGGTTGTCCGGGCTCATGTTGGAGCCCCTGCTGCCCCTGACCACGACCCCTGTGCTGGTGGTATCGCCGGATGACGGACTCTACAACCTGCCCTTCGAGTTGCTGTCCTATGATTCCGGCAAACCGTTCAGTCACCTGGTGGAACGCCACGCCATTGTTTACGCCCATTCGGCGGGCAGGCTGACCGGATTGTCAGACTGGACCGTGATGGCCCCCGGCGCAAGCATGCAGATTTTTGACGTCCCGTTCACGGGCGCGTCCGGGTCCCATCCCTCACGCCCGGCATCCTTGCCCGGTGCGGCGCGGGAAGCCGACGCACTCCAACGGCTGATGTCGATACGACCGGACATCCAGGTCCGCCGCGCGTCGAACGTGGAAAAGGGGACGTTCCTCCGACAGGCGACCCGCGCCACGGATATCGTCCACCTGGCCACCCACAGCCGGTTCGACCCCCTCACACCCCACGGGTCGGGCATCCTGTTCAAACCGGGGGAAGCATCTCCTGCGTCCGGTGTGCTGACGCCGGCTGAAATGGCGACCCGGTCCCTGCCTGTCCGGCTCCTGGTCCTGAGCTCGTGCGAATCGGCGCGAAGGACCGGTGGCCTGTCGGCCGCCTTCGATTTCAGCATTGCGTTGAGCATGTCGGGCGTGGAACAGGCCCTGGTGTCAAACTGGGCAGTCGACGACGCCGCCACGACTGAATTCATGGTCCGATTCTATGCGCGCATGCTGGACGGCGAATCGCCACCCATTGCGCTTCAGCGGACCAAGCTGTCGTTTGCTCAGGAGCCTGCCTTGCTTTCCGACCCGTCCATCTGGGCGGCGTTCGTGTTGACCATCGTGTAG
- a CDS encoding MFS transporter, protein MTGARSQIGLLAFVVLLAMAVWFSASAIVPQLALEWGLQAATLGWLTMSVQLGFVVGAMLSAVGNLADRFPAPRVVGASAFLAALATAAIAALSESVASVVILRFLTGVALAGVYPPAMKIMASWSRERRGFNIGLLVGALAVGSGVPHLIGAFSATIPWRGLLAWTAVLAILAAILAVGWVKTGPFTVRSTAFHWKHALQGFQRPGARVANVGYFGHMWELYAVWAWAPIVLLSSWESHGWPLWGARMSAFGMFAAGGAACILAGRIADTRGRLPVTNTSLAVSGACCLVVGFAYGNPLILTVLCLVWGFFVVADSAQFSAMVSEHTDPEWLGTALQVQTSIGFLITVVSLQIVPVMIDGVGYRWAFAVLALGPFVALVYTMVNTNAAQMDGSESKAGS, encoded by the coding sequence TTGACGGGTGCCCGTTCCCAGATCGGCCTGCTGGCTTTCGTGGTCCTGCTGGCCATGGCCGTCTGGTTCAGCGCTTCAGCCATCGTGCCGCAGCTGGCCCTTGAATGGGGGCTGCAGGCCGCGACCCTGGGATGGCTGACCATGTCCGTCCAGCTCGGATTCGTGGTGGGTGCCATGTTGAGTGCGGTGGGCAACCTGGCGGATCGGTTTCCTGCGCCCCGGGTCGTGGGTGCAAGTGCGTTCCTGGCCGCCCTTGCGACGGCGGCCATTGCCGCATTGTCGGAGTCGGTTGCGTCCGTAGTCATCCTTCGCTTCCTGACGGGGGTTGCACTGGCCGGCGTGTATCCTCCCGCCATGAAAATCATGGCGAGTTGGAGCAGGGAACGCCGCGGGTTCAACATCGGCCTGTTGGTCGGAGCACTGGCCGTCGGCTCTGGGGTGCCCCATCTGATCGGTGCCTTCTCGGCGACCATTCCGTGGCGCGGGCTGCTGGCCTGGACGGCCGTGCTGGCCATCCTGGCTGCCATCCTGGCTGTGGGTTGGGTGAAGACCGGGCCGTTCACCGTCCGCAGCACGGCCTTCCACTGGAAACACGCCCTCCAGGGATTCCAACGTCCGGGTGCCCGTGTGGCCAATGTGGGCTATTTCGGTCACATGTGGGAGCTGTATGCCGTCTGGGCATGGGCACCCATTGTATTGCTGTCGTCCTGGGAGTCCCATGGCTGGCCGTTATGGGGTGCCCGGATGTCGGCGTTCGGAATGTTCGCAGCGGGTGGTGCGGCCTGTATTCTGGCCGGACGCATTGCGGACACTCGCGGTCGACTTCCCGTGACGAATACGTCCCTGGCCGTTTCGGGAGCCTGTTGCCTGGTTGTCGGATTCGCCTATGGGAATCCACTGATCCTCACCGTGCTGTGCCTGGTCTGGGGATTCTTCGTCGTCGCGGACAGTGCGCAGTTCAGTGCAATGGTTTCGGAACACACCGATCCGGAATGGTTGGGTACGGCCCTCCAGGTACAGACCAGCATCGGGTTCCTGATAACGGTCGTGTCGCTCCAGATCGTGCCGGTCATGATCGACGGGGTCGGTTACCGGTGGGCCTTCGCCGTGCTCGCACTCGGACCGTTTGTCGCGCTCGTCTACACGATGGTCAACACGAACGCCGCCCAGATGGACGGGTCGGAAAGCAAGGCAGGCTCCTGA